The Parambassis ranga chromosome 4, fParRan2.1, whole genome shotgun sequence genome includes the window TTCAGGTGGTCCATTGGTGTGTGATagagctgcagctggtgttGTCTCCTTCTCCGGGCGGCGTTGTGGAGACCCCAAGACCCCTGATGTCTACACACGTATATCTTCCTTCACGGACTGGATCACAGAAGTGTTAAGGAGCAATTAGATGACATGATCATTTGTTAGCATGCCTGAAAAgactgctgttgcaaaaacccTGTCTTCACCACGCTGCAGTGATCACCTCAGCTAGGACAAGGCATTGTTAAATAACAAATGCAAAGGCTATTGGTCCAAATGTAATTCCCatcatgttttgttgtattGAGAGTATGtgtcaacagaaaaatgatgaaTAAAATAATTCAGAGGCACTGCTGTTTCATTGCAAGTTAACAATACAGACATAGCCTTTTAATACTATTTAACACCTTTCACTGCTTATCTAGGCAGTTGGAGTGGGTGTGTTGCTGGTGAATTGCAAGTTAATGTCCTATTGTCCTAGTGTGCCAGAGTGACACACACTAATcttgtcacacaaacaaaaagtagGACACAGAACGCAGTGATGACAGACTGCGTGTGACTCACTTGACAAAATCGTGCAAAGATAAGctgcaaaatgcacaaaatgctTACTTAAGGGATGTGGTCAGATGCTAAGATCAATAGATACGTACCACCTACTGTATAAATGTGCTACCCTGACACCAAAGAAGACAAGTCCATTGTCTAGCTGCCATCATGCACAGTCTGCACATATACTTGCCTTTCCTTGTCCTGACATGCTTTGGATGGCTTGGTAGGATCATAATATGAATCTTATTTCTAACCATTTAAATATgcataaaaatattttgttttgattttgttgttgtggttttgaCTTTCATCTTTTCAGCACTCGGGAGCGTTATTATAAATGGGCAGAAAGCCGCAGAGAACTCCATGATGTATATGGTGTCAGTGCAGCACAATGAGCATCATGTGTGTGGAGGATTTCTGATCACTGAGGAATATGTGGTCACTGCAGCACACTGTGATCAACCACCTACGTGAGTTACTTTTCCTTCCTTAGCTTGTTTTGCAAAGTTTATATAATGCAAGCtatgattttcctttttttaaagaagcatTTTTAGTCTTGCTGTCAGcatttcttattatttttacagGCATTTGACAGTAGTTATTGGCACCCATAATCTTAAGAAGACTGAAAAGACTGAGCTCAAAGTTTTCCAGAAATACAAACACCCAAATTATAAGAATGTTGGAATGGGAGATGACATCATGCTCCTCAAAGTAAGTAGATTATCTTCAGCCCTGTGCAAATTATGCCAGTATTTGTATTCAGAGTGTGCAAAGAAACAGTGATTAAATAAGTTTAACAGATTTATGTATATAGTTTGATTTGAAATACTATACTGTACACACTGTTTGTGTCCTTCATTCAAGAAATGATTCTATCTGACTGAAGGCTGACGGTCTCTGTGTTTGATGGATTGATCTTTACATTCTGATTCTGTGTCCTCAGCTATCCAGTAAAGTTCAACTGGGCAATGGAGTACAAATCATTCAACTTCCTCATTCTGAAATAACTATAAAGGAGAATGAAATATGTCAGGTGGCTGGTTGGGGGATGACCAGTACTAATAGCAGACCTGTTGACGAGCTGAGAGTGGTGGATGTGTCCGTCATTAGCCGTGAGGTCTGTGCAGAGATGTGGCCTGGTCTTCCTGAAAACGTGATCTGTGCAGGTGGATACAAGACAACAAAAGGGTTCTGTCAGGTACGTCTGTTCAGATTATAGTGACAGTTGGTTTCCTTTGTAAATCAGATATAAAGACGTTTAGCTGCCATGAGTGAACAGATGAAGCTCTCTTTTCAGGGTGACTCTGGTGGCCCTTTGGTGTGCAAAGGGATGGCTGTTGGTGTTGTGTCATTCAACAAACATGCTAACTGTGCCTACCCAGACGTACCCAACGTCTACACGGATGTCTCCAAATATCTTTCCTGGATTGACGGCATTCTCCGGCAATAAAACTGACTTGAACATATGTATGTCTATGTGTTGCTTCAGTACACCCATAGCCTATTTGGGATGTAAATTTTTGCCTCAGTTTAAATCACTGCTTACTACtactaaaaaagaaaagaaaacattttaaaatcttttgTCCCATTTTAAGTTGCTGTTAATGAACATTTTGACTTCAGCTTTGTCTTTTAATCTTTGAAATATTCTAATCTAAAATGCACCTAGAGCTTTAAATTTTGTCTTCTATAGCGTGTGGGATTAAACCCATTTACACAATGATTTCCATTTTGCACATATTTGTATACTATTCGTCAGTTCAACGGCAAGGCAGCAGATGTCTCTAAGATTAGGGACAATGAGAACAGGGAGTCCATGCCACATAGCAGGCTGAGCATAGATAATAATCAAAACTTACCAGACAAGCTTCAGCTAATCAACGTCACCACAGACACCACAAATGATTTACTAAATAGTTCTGACAGGGACTGTTTCATCTGCAGCCATCAGATTAGCAAGCAGCAAGTGTCCCACTGAACTACAACTAAGatacttttaaatgtcaacCTGAATAACATGGCTTTTGTTGAGACGACTCCCCTGAAGACCTCTCAGTCGCCTCCCCTAGTTGGTTGGTGAGGAAAAGAGTGGAAAGTTTGTTGGTCTCaattttacttatttatttaaaggCAAACATGAGGTTACAAAATAAGCAGAGCTCTGGATTGTCATAgaataacaacaaacacttcATCAAAAGTAAGACGTTATATTGTGCCAGGGGCAGTCCATgtacgcgcacacacacagtgttatcaCAAAGTTACATAATTCACCCCTCCCAGTTCTGTCAGGCAGGGGCCGCTCCACAaggtcttcttcctcttttataTTGGTGTTTACTGGTTACTTCAAGCACCTGGGCTGGCTGCTAAGTCTAGAGGTGGAATGGAAGCCCTCCCTTCTGTCGGTCACGAAACTGGGTCACAGAGCACACCCTTCCCTTAAAAGTGGTGATGCACAATGAAAAACTTACACATCTTAAGAATTTCACCATACTTGACTCACTTTGATTTCTGTGATACTTTACAAAAACTAAACACTTCTAATTATGTGAACAGACGCTACATGATAATAAGCTGCCTATTAAAAACCTCTGGTGGCACTGATCACAAAGAGAAGAATTAAACATAAACCAGAATCTCTTAAATCTACACAAATGGTTTTGCTGCCTCAACCTGATCAAACAGACCATGAGACCagccaaaatgctgctgcagtaACTGCTTTTCAACTTGTAGCGGGCACTCACTGCACACATTTATAAAAATTAAATATCTCATATTTGTGTCCTGATTGAGACCTGAATCAACATTGCTACGTTGTAAaggctgtatgtatatataatatatataaatctgaaaaaaaattaTGTGTTTAGGATGTGTTAGTGATGTAGCTAataaactgtgactgtgacatctgACCTGTCTGGCTTTTATGACTAAATGAGCAACACTGCATGTCTTTAAAGTTAAGTGCCAAGGTAAACtagtttgcatgttttttgcACACTCAGCTAACATACTGGCTTATTCTGGTGTAAAGCTGTGGTGTCACTAAGAAAGGTTTTTAAAAACTGCCGTGACCCGGATTTGAACCGGGGTTGCTGCGGCCACAACGCAGAGTACTAACCACTATACGATCACGGCGAGCTGTCCTGTGGGACAGTGAAATAGCCCAGGTGTAACAAACAGACGTTCTAAAATTTTACTTTGAAACACAATTCTTTCATCATATTAGTAAACCTTTCAGTAATAACTTTAGAAACAACATCATAACAAAAGTTTTAGCTCATGAGACAAAATGTGCTCAAGACGAAGAACAGAGAAAGACACTGAGTGTCTGAGTAAATGTACAATCTACTATGTGTGATCAGTGTCTCAGAGATTGTAGCCGACTTTAAAGAGACACAGTATTGCACATTTATACACAAAAGCCATCATCTCACAGTTTATTACATTAAAATTACTGGCTGCTGACCTTATGGAGTCTCTAAGGTTCTAGTGATGGGCACATTTTGTCTCATGAGCTAAAAAGTTCGTTATGATGTTGTTTCTAAAGTTTTTACTAAATGTGATGGATGAATTGTGCCATTGGATCAGTCccaagacagagaagaagagcaacAAGGAGACAACCGTGGTGGAAAGTTTCCTCCAAGAAGGCCACAGGCCAGTACAACATTACCCACAAATCTTAAGATCTGTCATTTTAAAGCACTTTATTTGCTTTGGTCAAATCTTAAACACAACAGTCTATAATTGAATAAGGCTGTATTGTGGTAC containing:
- the LOC114434596 gene encoding trypsin-2-like, translating into MVVTFLLLLFFVISADGSRIVGGRESAPHSRPYMASLQSRGRNFCGGALVRADFVVTAAHCDSSGPYTVVLGAHSLSASEPTKQEFSVIRSIPHPAYDGDMNDIMLLKLNGSAQLSEAVQVIALKSGRLRTGSQCVTAGWGDVGDNRTLATKLQEVGVTTLSQQECRKRWGQVPISRTMVCGVGAHTLQGFCSGDSGGPLVCDRAAAGVVSFSGRRCGDPKTPDVYTRISSFTDWITEVLRSNAVGVGVLLVNCKLMSYCPSVPERQVHCLAAIMHSLHIYLPFLVLTCFGWLALGSVIINGQKAAENSMMYMVSVQHNEHHVCGGFLITEEYVVTAAHCDQPPTHLTVVIGTHNLKKTEKTELKVFQKYKHPNYKNVGMGDDIMLLKLSSKVQLGNGVQIIQLPHSEITIKENEICQVAGWGMTSTNSRPVDELRVVDVSVISREVCAEMWPGLPENVICAGGYKTTKGFCQGDSGGPLVCKGMAVGVVSFNKHANCAYPDVPNVYTDVSKYLSWIDGILRQ